A segment of the Pieris napi chromosome 5, ilPieNapi1.2, whole genome shotgun sequence genome:
gtaaaattaatagaatttcttaaatgtcataatttaactttatatcTGAGTTATAGTTGTTAAGCGTCGTAAATATCTTTTGATTCGACATATTTGTATGATCTAATTACTTCTTCATATTTGTAGTACCTTATCATTGAGCTCATAAACTACTGTACAGATAAGGCAATGCTACCCAAAACAAACACGTACCTTTGGTATCTGTTTggctttattaatatgtattccgCCAATTTCCACAACTTGTGGGGGCAAAACACGGGCCCCAGTTACAGAGAAATGCTGATACACAAACATCATCATCATTTTCTCCATTATAGCCTCTTCCACATCCCCACGAAATGTAGGTATATGCCTCTTGAATATactattaattgttttaaatatttcaggcTGCAAAACATGTTGCGCCCATATATTGGTTAAATATGCTTCTATTTTGTGGTATAGCGAGGGATTCTGACCGCCAGTTGAGAAATAAAACGCGTCTGAGGAAAAATCGAACGGAATTCCCAGCCTTGAGTACGACCAAGGCAAGAGCGTGTGTGACGTGATACCAATAATAGGCGCGTCATACAAAGCAGCAGCAAAAGCAGCACCACAGTCACTCATAAATTGTTCAACAATTATCACATCAAATTTCTGCTTCTTATCTAGAAAGTCAACAACCTCCTTACTGGTGACTAGATGCTCACAGTCTTGTCCTACGTGTTGAGGTCTTGCCAAAAAATGatagtatatatttatcaaaCGCATATAATGCGAGTTAGAACCCTCATATGCCGACATGGGCGGCATCCTTATATGTGGATATCTATCACGGGATAGATCAATAAACGTCATATTAGGCGGCGGGTTCTTTTCCAAGTAGTTGTTCATAACTGTGACGGAGTGTCCCCTGATCGCCAGCTCTCGGAAGAATCTGTCGAAAGCCATATAATGGCTTTTAAGGGGCAGAGTCACGATGGCGAGTACGTTAAGCGCGGCAGCATGATTAAAGAATTGAATCACTATTATAAATACGAAAAGCTTTATCGAATTCATAGCTTTATATTCTAAGGTCAACGAACGCACTTAGCGTGTCGCGAGTCGTTCTCGATCAGAGGACCATGATCAACTGACGATGCGTTTCGACATTCACTACGCTATACATAAATGTAAATCATTATACAAGTTGATTACGTTAGCACACACAAAATCACGCAATATTATGATTCCGACAGAATTTTGCTACAGTCGCGTTCTATAATTGCTGTCTCAACATTTTTGTCTTTAACTTGAAATTCGAAAGCACCTATACAAGTTACAAACACCCTGCAACAATTCTAAGCAGAGTCTAGTATTGAAAAGTAGTTTAAACATATAGTTCTCAACTCTGAGAACCCTTTGAATAACGGCTGTGCAggaaaataattatctttctatgtgtgcaaaTAGCAATCGcttgtgaaggaaaacatcgtgaggaaaccagcatgcCTTCACctaaaaatcgacggcgtgtgttaggcacagaaAGCTCACCTgttaagaaacaaaaaatcatCGCAGATTGATATAGAAATGTGAGGGTCAGACTTAGTGGCACTGGTTCGTTAGTGCAACATTATTATTGCGGTAAATATGAAGATATTAAGTAATTCATATTACATAGGTAGGTACATAGTTTTAATCTCGTAAAGGAAATTCATGCACTTGGGGAAAATTCTTGCacttttgtaatgagaaaccTTAATCCGTGTCCATCTAAAgattctgtttcatgatatgcAATTATTTGACAGTATGGTAATAGGGATGTTCACTTTACTTCGGATTGTGGAGAGTGGACGCACAAAGACCAAGAGGCAAACCAGGGCCAATTCAGTGAAAAAATGATGAGCAGTACGGTTTTCAAAGAGGTAAAAATACTATCTACTAGCAGCTTTCTCTTTAATTAAGGTAATTGTGGAACATATCGATAGACTCAAGCAGGTATCTGTAGTTATTTTTGACATGAGCCAAGTATTCGATCGCTTAGATTATAGAATTCTTCTTTAAAAGTGTAGGATTTATGGAATCCGAGGATTACCTTTGAATTAGTTAGAAAGTTACACTGGGCGTAAACAATATGTTGAAATCACACATAAGTACTTCCTCTCCTAAAGATATTGAAAAGTCTGTAGCTATGTATTGCCAGAAAGCCGTTCCGCAGGGGAGCATACTGGGAACATTACTGTTTCTTCTGGACATTAATGATTTACCGAATttgtttagtaataaatgcgTTCTTTATGCGGATGATATCTCAATGGTCGTATCCGAAGAACTACCCGTAACCACAAATCGTTATTAAAGGAAACAGTATAGAATGTCAAGGAATGGCTagaagataataatttaagtgtaaatatttaaaaaaaaacgactaTATTCAATTAcggaattatataattaataataataaataaataatagcagATCCAATTAGTTCAAAATcttcacgtaatttatatatacgtgtcacgttgtttgtccgctatggactcctaaactaccgaaccgatatcaatcaaatttgcacaccgtgtgcagtttgatctaacttaaaagataggatagcttacatctcaatttatacccgcaatatttttttattgcaaatatttgtttattatttgatacaattctaacagatggcgctgtgttaaaagtatcaacgtttcacataagctatatctacctttcacataagttttcctaccgtttcccttgaatagtttactactatgtaatataacaaaacccttagccacagcaacgcttggccggtctgctagttactTATAAAATCGAGTTAATTGAAgaagtttttattacttagaaaaaatgtattagggCTTTTGTGGCTATTGGACCTCTTAGGTGTAGGTCATTTTTTTACGAACTTTTGACAGTACCAAGTTTGTAATAATACTAGAAGCAATTATGACTGTAAAAACACAtccaaaattattcaaaacatttGTAAGTTGTCTGTATCTACCCGGCTGTGGGTGCATGTTGCCCCACAATGTATTCACAAAATTGTTATTCCATGgctattaaactatttaatcaccttcctagaaGTTATAAATCATTGTCGTGTAATggtttcaaggggaaggtgattacatttttaaaagcaaGGTGCCTTTATAGCGTGGGAGTATTTAGACTATAAggttgacaacaattataaataacttaactaataaaacttattaatgagaacattatgataattaatatgatatttgcatgcctatttttatacgGTTGATTGTGCggctttttgaagtgaaacttctttaggcgcatgagggtgaaattttacggaacgtcacgaagatgtgcagcgtttttgttgtttgttgatttttttttttcattaataaagaTGTGCTAGTATGATATTGTTGTGCAATTATTCATACTCGAACACATGGTGTTTTTAAtgcatatcaatattatttaattaagtaactaaattaccattttttttgttgtcttTGAATTTTAATGTGGGCACAGAACCAAGACCTTTTTTTCTAAGACCCATTtggctattttagaaaatggGTAGGTAGATAAGTtagcaattatgataataatgaatttgttatattatttggtaattgttaccatatttatagtggtatttctatatacaAAACAACAACTAATTTTAGTTCTCGTTTTTAATTAGCCTTAGTATCATTCATGAATATAGAAAGActggcaaaattaaattatgggatTTGGGCAGCTcaattactcaataattaatttataaagaagtttcatttctgacatgtgtactttgtacgcacgcactttttgtGTCATTTGATTAATCAATCTGAATataccactttctttgcaaataaacttaTGTTATCCTGTGATAACCTTAGTGGTATTAATAAGGCAtaccataataaataaataatttattaaaacataaatttaaacaataacataaaatacacaatttaaatacatataatttaaaacaatcgCCTTTGAACAATATAAAGGCAAACGgctagaaaaaataaaaatgcgaaAAACATGATAACTTTATCGGTAAATTCACGGCGGccatattttttcaataatttactGGATTGTTGAATTGTACTGCTCGTGTTTTGTAGCTCAGACTGTGTGCCCTGGAAAGAAATTACAAAatctagtaaatatatatataatataatacgaattttttttaagataattcacaccaattgaccgagtcccatgctaagctggtgaagcttgtgttatgggtactagacaacggatatacatacatagatagatagacatataaataaatatttaaacacccaagacctaagcacaacaccaaatgctcatcacacaGATGTTGGTctcagccagggatcgaacccgggacacATGGATTTGCAGTCAGGGATACTAACCACTacaccaatgagtcgtcgaatTGAATGATATATCTAGAATATATTCTGCTTTCCTAACTTATTATAATCAACACTCGCTtatacggtgaaggaaaacgtcatGAGGAAACGGGCATGCCGAAGATCCAACaagacggcgtgcgtcaggcacctACTTGCTACTGATCAGGAAACAGAtagagaaatctgaggccaagactaagtagcgccactgttttttgttattgatatACCATAGAATAAATAGCGATTATAGACTAGATAGTAGCGATTCAAAACTTTAGCGACAATAGGCGTTTTTGGATGCGTGCGGGTTTTCTTACGACGTGTTAACGAACATAAACTCTGGGATTCGAATGCACGActcattgtaataaataaattacacacaGGCTATTTGAGTCGAAAAACATTCTAGTGACATTtgctatgtaatttttaacaggCGACCGAATTCTAAATGACGGTAACTTTTTTCTGGATAAATTTCAATGAAAAGCCTGTAGCTTCAGTTCACATTGAGCCTGAACAACCGTTAAGTAGTATTGGAGATTAGCGTGTCCATacagacaaaatatttttttttggccacacaaatttttagataaatttattaataagtaggtttatttatatgcactatataaatattaaacacactTGTCTATTGAATTTCGGTCCAGTTAAAACATTTTAGATGCTGAGATGCGATGCTGAAGGGACTGCATTTTCTGACGTTTAAGAGTTATCGTTAAATGGAAGGAATCATAGAAGAAAGccaaagttaaataattttcacgaTTTACGGagtaaagcgggccatagacggaccgcatgttgacCGCCGCACGGCGATGTggagtttccatactaaattcatattcgcaatacacggaccgctcgagcagttcctgagcaatccgcatgttgcagtcggtcttaactgcaacatgcggtccgtctatggcccgcttaagaCATCTAATCAATAATAAGTACATACATGAAGTATACACTGTCAAATTCTTGTGACCGGtatgaaaattgtatgtttatCTCCCTTCCTGCTTTAGCTCCCAATAATCTTAAGTTCG
Coding sequences within it:
- the LOC125049621 gene encoding UDP-glucosyltransferase 2-like isoform X2; its protein translation is MNSIKLFVFIIVIQFFNHAAALNVLAIVTLPLKSHYMAFDRFFRELAIRGHSVTVMNNYLEKNPPPNMTFIDLSRDRYPHIRMPPMSAYEGSNSHYMRLINIYYHFLARPQHVGQDCEHLVTSKEVVDFLDKKQKFDVIIVEQFMSDCGAAFAAALYDAPIIGITSHTLLPWSYSRLGIPFDFSSDAFYFSTGGQNPSLYHKIEAYLTNIWAQHVLQPEIFKTINSIFKRHIPTFRGDVEEAIMEKMMMMFVYQHFSVTGARVLPPQVVEIGGIHINKAKQIPKDIDSFLSSAPHGAIYVTKKS
- the LOC125049621 gene encoding UDP-glycosyltransferase UGT5-like isoform X1, with protein sequence MNSIKLFVFIIVIQFFNHAAALNVLAIVTLPLKSHYMAFDRFFRELAIRGHSVTVMNNYLEKNPPPNMTFIDLSRDRYPHIRMPPMSAYEGSNSHYMRLINIYYHFLARPQHVGQDCEHLVTSKEVVDFLDKKQKFDVIIVEQFMSDCGAAFAAALYDAPIIGITSHTLLPWSYSRLGIPFDFSSDAFYFSTGGQNPSLYHKIEAYLTNIWAQHVLQPEIFKTINSIFKRHIPTFRGDVEEAIMEKMMMMFVYQHFSVTGARVLPPQVVEIGGIHINKAKQIPKDIDSFLSSAPHGAIYVSFGSNLNASTLSTQKMQAFLDAFKKIPQKVLWKIESPNIASENVYTRPWFPQRDVLCHEKVLAFISHGGMLSLSEAAHCGKPLLTIPFFGDQFSNSATIEQSGLGKILYFDEVNADSLTDAIQYLTSKKMQENARKIQSLWNDRPVDVLDSAIYWTEYVARHRSAPPSLPSKQTTWFERSLLDVYSVLISIVILVILMLLGLLCILKMLIKSCFNRYVKNKID